One window of Helicobacter winghamensis ATCC BAA-430 genomic DNA carries:
- the terL gene encoding phage terminase large subunit has translation MDRLELGVLKARLKSLKFNHKEDKKARVKRVLEGGFKAFVFEYFPHHINFIQKESSKFRNFVYDNIDKLSKKNNHLCFKSYRGSAKTTLLVRLYTLYALLSNQKQYAIVISSTLDIASESIATLKLELEENAKLIFDFEITQGDLWSSDSIVFNTFGVYKKIKAFGSGKKIRGTNYLGKRPDLIICDDIENDENVESKTQRDKLYKWFNKAILKLVARTQKDFLYLVVGTILHQDSLLNRLNGDKRFLIYDFPLVLSFPERLDLIDKDNILKSDLKGFLLDDENLDKIEVLKEYFADKESFYSEYQNKALSSEAAIFSEYQTLSEEELIYDSVILGIDPALGKAKGDYFAISELKRIDKNKFHLKASGYKIAPSKMINIILKLYIKYLSKGKVVKIAIETIAFQEFFKDKLKEEALKLGILLSVCELKNKVAKELRIDSLAPYINDGTILIDPNSHLLIEEMLTYPKSAHDDLLDSAEMAFRIASSAGIADYRAINRLLKKKSFKKGFL, from the coding sequence ATGGACAGATTAGAACTTGGAGTCTTAAAGGCGAGATTAAAGTCTTTAAAATTTAATCACAAAGAAGACAAAAAGGCTAGAGTTAAGAGAGTTTTAGAAGGTGGATTTAAAGCTTTTGTCTTTGAATATTTCCCACACCATATTAATTTTATCCAAAAAGAAAGCTCCAAATTTAGAAATTTTGTTTATGATAATATTGATAAACTCTCTAAAAAGAATAATCATTTATGTTTTAAGTCTTATCGTGGAAGTGCTAAAACAACACTTCTTGTGCGCCTTTATACGCTTTATGCACTCTTAAGCAATCAAAAACAATACGCAATTGTAATTTCTTCTACTCTTGATATTGCAAGCGAAAGCATTGCAACATTGAAATTAGAATTAGAAGAAAATGCAAAATTAATCTTTGATTTTGAAATCACACAAGGAGATCTTTGGAGTAGTGATTCTATAGTATTTAATACTTTTGGAGTTTATAAAAAAATTAAAGCCTTTGGAAGTGGCAAAAAGATTAGAGGGACAAACTATTTAGGAAAGCGTCCTGATTTAATTATTTGTGATGATATAGAAAACGATGAGAATGTTGAGAGTAAAACGCAAAGGGATAAACTCTATAAATGGTTCAATAAAGCCATTTTGAAATTAGTTGCTAGAACACAAAAGGATTTTCTCTATCTAGTGGTTGGCACAATCTTACACCAAGATAGCCTTCTTAATCGCTTAAATGGAGATAAACGCTTTTTGATTTATGATTTTCCTTTAGTGCTAAGTTTTCCAGAGCGTTTGGATTTAATAGATAAAGACAATATTTTAAAAAGTGATTTAAAAGGCTTTTTATTAGATGATGAAAACTTGGATAAAATAGAAGTTTTAAAAGAATATTTTGCAGATAAAGAAAGCTTTTATAGCGAATATCAAAACAAAGCTTTAAGCAGTGAAGCAGCTATCTTTAGCGAATATCAAACTTTAAGCGAAGAAGAATTAATTTATGATTCTGTGATTTTAGGGATTGATCCAGCTTTAGGTAAAGCCAAAGGAGATTATTTTGCAATTTCTGAACTCAAAAGAATAGATAAAAACAAATTCCACTTAAAAGCAAGTGGTTATAAAATAGCCCCCTCTAAAATGATAAATATCATACTAAAACTTTATATCAAGTATTTAAGTAAGGGTAAGGTTGTCAAAATTGCAATTGAAACCATAGCCTTTCAAGAGTTTTTTAAAGATAAGCTAAAAGAAGAAGCATTAAAACTTGGGATACTCTTAAGCGTTTGTGAGCTTAAAAACAAAGTTGCAAAAGAACTTAGAATTGATAGTTTAGCTCCTTATATTAACGATGGCACAATCTTAATAGATCCAAACTCCCACCTTTTAATAGAAGAAATGCTAACCTATCCAAAATCCGCACACGATGATTTGCTAGATTCTGCTGAAATGGCTTTTAGGATTGCTAGCTCTGCAGGAATTGCAGATTATAGAGCCATTAACCGCTTGCTCAAAAAGAAAAGCTTTAAAAAAGGATTTTTATGA
- a CDS encoding phage portal protein family protein, giving the protein MRILNKNSKAKVAPSVDFESVAGALSSENLSQLIGIYDYFKRFDPQIASEVNKRRIKMCSYPMYIECEDLTQREFLNRYVLSSDFRHFIYELSAGVVYGFSAFLIEWKVKGANVFPCLKYINPRFFNLNDKEILVIKNGTEELIVQDCKDIFLHLHPSDSGNLLESALFLNVVSIAVLKQLAMSKNIAYLDNLSVPPIIAKTDNATNDKELEELLEQLYNLRSSSVGIFGKEDVLELLNSGLSTSTFTEFLRYCDEMISKVISGQVLAGNAVQNGTQALGNVHEEVRSSVGEMDTLLLSVSANKLLNEVLKLNFANPAPFNFTFDTNKEVDEAYLAGVYSTLSTMGYEIPVEFLAKTFKIDGLKKKEMQVVQSEEFNQLILEKNNSLTKDKIEREGENIEEDISEEIYNKIKKFWEECKSYEELEERIFKEYPNLDFEILRNALNKKIALAHIQALLDTGNE; this is encoded by the coding sequence ATGAGAATATTAAACAAAAACTCTAAAGCTAAGGTTGCTCCAAGCGTAGATTTTGAAAGTGTAGCAGGTGCTTTAAGCAGTGAAAACCTTTCGCAACTCATAGGGATTTATGATTACTTTAAGCGTTTTGATCCACAAATTGCTAGCGAAGTGAATAAAAGGCGCATAAAAATGTGTTCTTATCCTATGTATATAGAATGTGAAGATTTAACACAAAGGGAGTTTTTAAATCGCTATGTGTTAAGCAGTGATTTTAGGCATTTTATTTATGAGCTTAGTGCTGGAGTAGTGTATGGATTTAGCGCATTTTTAATAGAATGGAAAGTCAAAGGTGCCAATGTATTCCCTTGCTTAAAATACATTAACCCTAGATTTTTCAATCTAAATGACAAAGAAATTTTAGTGATTAAAAATGGCACAGAAGAATTAATCGTGCAAGATTGCAAAGATATCTTTTTACATTTGCACCCAAGTGATAGTGGTAATCTACTAGAAAGCGCACTTTTTTTAAATGTGGTTTCTATCGCAGTTTTAAAGCAGCTTGCTATGAGTAAAAATATTGCTTATTTGGACAATTTAAGTGTTCCCCCAATTATTGCAAAAACAGACAATGCTACCAATGATAAGGAGCTTGAAGAGCTATTAGAACAACTTTATAATTTAAGAAGCTCTTCGGTTGGAATTTTTGGCAAAGAAGATGTGCTAGAGCTTCTAAACTCTGGTTTATCCACTTCCACCTTTACAGAGTTTTTAAGATATTGCGATGAAATGATTTCAAAAGTTATTAGCGGACAAGTTTTAGCAGGAAATGCAGTGCAAAATGGCACACAAGCACTAGGCAATGTGCATGAAGAAGTCCGAAGCAGTGTAGGAGAAATGGACACACTTCTTTTAAGTGTTTCTGCTAATAAGCTTTTAAATGAAGTTTTAAAATTAAACTTTGCAAATCCTGCTCCTTTTAATTTTACCTTTGATACCAACAAAGAAGTAGATGAAGCATATCTAGCAGGGGTGTATAGCACTCTTTCTACTATGGGTTATGAAATCCCAGTGGAGTTTTTAGCAAAAACATTTAAAATTGATGGATTAAAGAAAAAAGAAATGCAAGTTGTGCAAAGTGAAGAATTTAATCAGCTAATTTTGGAGAAAAATAACTCTTTGACTAAGGATAAAATAGAAAGAGAGGGAGAAAATATAGAAGAAGACATCAGTGAAGAGATTTATAATAAAATTAAAAAGTTTTGGGAAGAATGTAAGAGTTATGAGGAGCTAGAAGAAAGAATTTTCAAAGAATATCCTAATTTAGACTTTGAAATTTTACGCAACGCTTTAAATAAAAAGATAGCTCTAGCTCACATACAGGCACTTTTGGATACTGGCAATGAATAA
- a CDS encoding phage minor head protein, with amino-acid sequence MNNVFGLSPKEAYSYLENKGLKTSFKYHEIKKEAHDKAFTAAGIMKTDVLNDLHEEIKKAIKEGISFDEFKGNLKAILSSKGWYGKKEIINPKTGEIRTININPQRLKTIYTTNMQSAYAKARAKQLSTYSYKTYWVYKCALLEDSRSEHKKMHNCAIHRDDPFWRTSFPPNDYNCKCKVIAVSEKEAKSKYKILKNPRPIASKNFSYDKRSSTQIPKETRISLDESLEHLPKVQSYDNLSDKQLIAKVYEAFGVKQGDLLVDKIGDVISLDDDFFFDKKKQTTKIKKQNRHFYIDYLPKLVNDPDEIRLSMENDPRYEGFTYIINYANQLMVKLLQLNPFDNILEIISVNKDYKSYQLHISETQELMLIKGRVLRAII; translated from the coding sequence ATGAATAATGTGTTTGGTTTATCCCCTAAGGAAGCTTATAGCTACCTAGAAAACAAAGGCTTAAAAACAAGCTTTAAATATCACGAGATTAAAAAAGAAGCGCACGACAAAGCATTTACAGCAGCAGGCATTATGAAAACTGATGTTTTAAATGATTTGCACGAAGAGATAAAAAAAGCAATAAAAGAAGGAATAAGTTTTGATGAGTTTAAAGGTAATTTAAAAGCAATTTTAAGCTCTAAGGGTTGGTATGGCAAAAAAGAGATTATAAACCCAAAAACAGGAGAAATAAGAACAATAAATATAAACCCACAAAGATTAAAAACAATCTACACTACAAATATGCAAAGTGCCTATGCAAAAGCTAGAGCAAAGCAACTTAGCACTTATTCTTATAAAACTTATTGGGTTTATAAATGCGCGCTTTTAGAAGATTCTAGAAGCGAACATAAAAAAATGCACAATTGCGCTATTCATCGTGATGATCCTTTTTGGAGAACCTCCTTTCCACCCAATGATTATAATTGTAAATGTAAAGTCATCGCAGTGAGTGAAAAAGAAGCAAAATCTAAATATAAAATTCTAAAAAATCCGCGTCCCATTGCTTCTAAAAATTTTAGCTATGACAAAAGAAGCTCCACACAAATCCCAAAAGAAACTAGAATAAGTTTAGATGAAAGCTTGGAGCATTTACCAAAGGTGCAAAGCTATGATAATTTAAGCGATAAACAATTAATCGCTAAAGTATATGAAGCCTTTGGGGTAAAGCAAGGGGATTTACTTGTAGATAAAATAGGCGATGTGATAAGCCTAGATGATGATTTTTTCTTTGATAAAAAGAAGCAAACCACTAAAATCAAAAAGCAAAACCGCCATTTTTATATTGATTATTTACCAAAGCTTGTAAATGATCCTGATGAAATTAGATTAAGTATGGAAAATGACCCTAGATATGAGGGCTTTACGTATATTATAAACTACGCAAATCAACTAATGGTAAAGCTTTTACAGCTAAACCCTTTTGATAATATTCTAGAAATCATAAGCGTAAATAAAGACTACAAAAGCTATCAGCTCCATATCAGCGAAACACAAGAATTGATGTTAATAAAAGGTAGAGTGTTGCGAGCAATTATCTAA
- a CDS encoding DUF5408 family protein has protein sequence MQEIEQAQNTAKRAVKIALIACVITILFATLSLWVLLNQITATANLTKMQKVQEARLEKLESIQK, from the coding sequence ATGCAAGAGATAGAACAAGCGCAAAATACTGCAAAAAGGGCGGTCAAAATCGCACTTATTGCTTGTGTGATTACAATCTTGTTTGCAACGCTTAGTCTTTGGGTGTTGTTAAACCAAATCACTGCCACTGCAAACTTAACAAAAATGCAAAAAGTACAAGAAGCACGCCTAGAGAAACTAGAAAGCATACAGAAATAA
- a CDS encoding metal ABC transporter permease has protein sequence MISALSYIFVQNAFIGAFFTSIICGIIGTLAVANRMVFIAGGIAHSVYGGVGIAAFFGLPILVGATGFSVFCAVILAYMVLYAKERLDSLIGSLWAFGMALGVILVELTPGYSKDFMGYLFGSILSITQSDIIVMASFSLFLLAFIALNYRVILGISYDDEFTQLQGINTRFFSIMLMVLIAIGIVISMRSVGIILIIALLSIPAYCSEILTTSLAKMMLLASVISFIAMLGGIVIAYYYDLQAGASIVMVLALFSFVLAFYHRFFSAKAQYI, from the coding sequence TTGATTAGTGCGCTTTCTTATATTTTTGTGCAAAATGCGTTTATTGGGGCATTTTTTACAAGTATAATTTGTGGAATCATTGGCACACTTGCGGTTGCAAATCGTATGGTTTTCATTGCAGGTGGAATTGCGCATAGTGTGTATGGTGGTGTTGGAATTGCGGCATTTTTTGGCTTGCCTATTTTAGTGGGTGCGACAGGCTTTAGTGTGTTTTGTGCTGTGATTTTGGCTTATATGGTTTTATACGCTAAGGAACGTTTGGATTCTTTAATCGGCTCTTTGTGGGCTTTTGGCATGGCTCTTGGCGTGATTTTAGTAGAACTCACGCCGGGCTATAGTAAGGACTTTATGGGATATTTATTTGGAAGTATTTTAAGTATCACGCAAAGTGATATTATAGTAATGGCTAGCTTTAGTTTATTTTTGCTGGCATTTATTGCGTTAAATTATCGCGTGATTTTAGGAATTTCTTATGATGATGAATTTACGCAGCTTCAGGGGATTAACACGCGCTTTTTCAGTATTATGCTAATGGTATTAATTGCTATTGGAATCGTGATTTCTATGCGCTCTGTTGGGATTATTTTAATTATTGCGCTTTTAAGCATTCCGGCGTATTGCAGTGAGATTTTAACAACTTCGCTTGCTAAGATGATGCTTTTAGCGAGTGTGATTTCTTTTATTGCTATGCTAGGTGGAATCGTTATTGCGTATTATTATGATTTGCAAGCTGGAGCAAGTATTGTTATGGTTTTAGCATTGTTTTCTTTTGTTTTAGCATTTTATCATCGCTTTTTTAGTGCCAAAGCACAATATATTTAA
- a CDS encoding FAD-dependent oxidoreductase — MNNSYDVAIIGAGISGSALFYVLTQYTDIKKVALLEKYAQPATLSSSGNNNSQTIHAGDIETNYTFEKAKKVSRAAKLIESYALYHKLQNKSIFEYQKMAIGVGDKEVEFMQKRHEEFKEIYPELEFFTKETLKEIEPNVVKLADGSDRPENIVGSGMRKSFCAMNFCSVATHMIEQSLGGEHSVIFNYPVTSITLQNDGRYLIRAQGKEAISASFVLVDAGAHSLFLAQNMGYGLDLGCLPVSGSFYFIPGDKLRGKVYTVQNPKLPFAAIHGDPDVVASGKNRLGPTALALPKLERFKSGTYLDFMKVFGFGSATTKIMWDLFSDKEIRDYIFRNFLYEIPSIGKKYFWEEAKKIIPSIQIEDLTYAEGFGGIRPQVLDKNLKKLVLGEKKIKSNKGITFNMTPSPGATSCMRNALIDMLEITEYLNAEVKMDRIKAELNEESLEWLVD, encoded by the coding sequence ATGAACAATTCTTATGATGTGGCGATAATTGGAGCAGGGATTTCTGGAAGTGCGTTGTTTTATGTCTTAACACAATATACAGATATTAAGAAAGTGGCACTTTTAGAAAAATACGCACAACCAGCAACACTAAGCTCTAGCGGAAATAATAACTCCCAAACAATTCATGCTGGGGATATTGAAACAAATTATACATTTGAAAAGGCAAAAAAGGTTTCGCGCGCTGCAAAGCTCATAGAATCCTATGCTTTGTATCATAAGTTGCAAAATAAAAGTATTTTTGAATACCAAAAAATGGCAATTGGCGTTGGAGATAAAGAGGTAGAGTTTATGCAAAAACGCCACGAAGAGTTTAAAGAAATTTATCCAGAGTTAGAATTTTTCACAAAAGAGACTTTAAAAGAGATTGAGCCAAATGTTGTTAAACTGGCAGATGGTAGTGATAGACCTGAAAATATCGTAGGTTCTGGTATGCGTAAGAGCTTCTGTGCGATGAATTTTTGTTCAGTGGCAACACATATGATTGAACAATCCTTAGGTGGAGAGCATTCTGTAATTTTTAATTATCCTGTTACAAGCATTACCTTGCAAAATGATGGACGCTATTTAATCCGCGCTCAAGGCAAAGAAGCCATTAGCGCTTCATTTGTACTAGTTGATGCTGGAGCGCATTCTTTGTTTTTAGCGCAAAATATGGGCTATGGATTAGATCTTGGTTGTTTGCCTGTTTCTGGGAGTTTTTACTTTATACCAGGAGATAAATTAAGAGGCAAAGTTTATACTGTGCAAAATCCTAAACTCCCTTTTGCAGCAATCCACGGAGATCCTGATGTTGTAGCAAGTGGGAAGAATCGCTTAGGACCAACAGCACTTGCTTTACCTAAGCTAGAACGCTTCAAAAGCGGAACTTATTTAGATTTTATGAAAGTTTTTGGATTTGGTAGTGCAACAACAAAAATTATGTGGGATTTATTCTCTGATAAGGAAATCCGCGATTATATCTTTAGAAATTTCTTATATGAGATTCCAAGCATTGGTAAAAAGTATTTTTGGGAAGAAGCTAAAAAGATTATTCCATCAATCCAAATCGAGGATTTAACTTATGCAGAAGGATTTGGTGGAATTAGACCTCAAGTTTTGGATAAAAATCTTAAAAAGCTTGTGTTAGGCGAGAAAAAAATTAAGAGTAACAAGGGGATCACATTTAATATGACTCCAAGTCCGGGAGCTACTAGTTGTATGCGTAATGCCTTGATTGATATGCTAGAGATTACAGAATATTTAAACGCAGAAGTAAAAATGGATAGAATTAAAGCAGAGCTAAACGAAGAAAGTTTGGAGTGGTTAGTTGATTAG
- a CDS encoding metal ABC transporter ATP-binding protein: MAQEKIIECKNVKFYFTKERILYNVNWTIFKGDFWAIIGPNGGGKSTLARLLVGLLKPSAGEIIKDSSLRIGYVPQNTFLNRHFPITALEVVMMGFLKPGLFGGSLPKNAKKIAMDLLAKFSMESFAYKKIGELSGGQRQRVLIARALCGNPNLLVLDEPTASIDPKSQKEIYHLLQQINQEKTIIMISHDVSVLLGYAKKVLYVNKEVTVHDLPNNIKTACNTNAYEEHFCEVEMLMGLWHSKLGEK; the protein is encoded by the coding sequence ATGGCACAAGAAAAAATTATTGAATGTAAAAATGTTAAATTTTATTTTACCAAAGAGAGAATTTTATATAATGTGAATTGGACGATTTTTAAAGGGGATTTTTGGGCAATTATTGGTCCAAATGGCGGTGGCAAAAGCACATTAGCGCGCCTTTTAGTAGGACTTTTAAAGCCAAGCGCTGGAGAGATTATTAAGGATTCTAGCTTGCGCATAGGCTATGTGCCTCAAAACACTTTTTTAAATCGTCATTTTCCTATAACCGCTCTTGAAGTGGTGATGATGGGATTTTTAAAACCTGGACTTTTTGGGGGAAGTTTGCCAAAAAATGCAAAGAAAATCGCAATGGATCTTTTAGCAAAGTTTTCAATGGAATCTTTTGCGTATAAAAAGATTGGAGAACTCTCCGGTGGGCAAAGACAGCGAGTTTTGATTGCTAGAGCATTGTGTGGGAATCCAAATTTATTAGTTTTAGATGAACCAACGGCAAGTATTGATCCAAAAAGTCAAAAAGAAATTTATCATTTGTTGCAGCAAATCAATCAAGAAAAGACTATAATAATGATAAGCCATGATGTGTCTGTCTTGCTTGGGTATGCAAAAAAAGTTTTGTATGTTAATAAAGAAGTTACGGTGCATGATTTGCCAAATAACATAAAAACCGCTTGCAATACAAATGCTTATGAAGAGCATTTTTGTGAGGTGGAGATGCTTATGGGCTTATGGCACTCTAAATTAGGAGAAAAATAA
- a CDS encoding SH3 domain-containing C40 family peptidase, with product MHKRFFVFFVFALVFLGCAKKDLEPISLVLPKQDLREFVKDFEVLENMESKKQEYLKHFFSPWEKKVRLKAKDVQWGLQAAYAKQGFGENLDPYSINEIKALELEANFKTFPSVKKPAIITRSTNLRVLPTNKPRFLNPKLAGEGFPFDYWQNSYIYLGTPVLITHYSHSKAWAYVESGFVSGWVNVLDVGILDNRQIKNFKNIKDFLVVKQDYTPLKNTHKEFLENARIGMLLPLVGSTKTEYETEIYVRDKRGYAHAQRIALEQKNFAKFPMEFSSANVATLAQGLMGEKYGWGGMFGNRDCSMFLRDVLGNFGFYLLRNSQAQMHQNREQKSILYKDISKQNPQEKKDSIKKYGIPFATLLGMKGHIMLYLGEKNGEIYVLHDIWGLRTLQNETQEGRKVLGKIVITSLEVGKGTKDIKQDELLLYRLYGMRNLFSKELQESK from the coding sequence ATGCACAAGCGATTCTTTGTTTTCTTTGTCTTTGCGCTAGTTTTTTTAGGTTGCGCTAAAAAGGATTTAGAGCCTATTAGTCTTGTTTTGCCAAAGCAGGATTTAAGAGAGTTTGTTAAAGATTTTGAAGTTTTAGAAAATATGGAATCCAAAAAGCAAGAATATTTAAAACATTTCTTTAGCCCTTGGGAGAAAAAGGTACGCCTCAAAGCAAAAGATGTGCAATGGGGATTACAAGCAGCGTATGCAAAGCAAGGCTTTGGGGAGAATTTAGATCCTTATAGTATTAATGAAATTAAAGCATTAGAGTTAGAAGCGAATTTTAAGACATTTCCAAGTGTGAAAAAGCCTGCAATTATTACAAGAAGCACGAATTTACGCGTGCTACCTACGAATAAACCACGCTTTTTAAATCCCAAACTTGCAGGTGAGGGATTCCCTTTTGATTATTGGCAAAATTCCTATATTTATTTAGGCACACCTGTTTTAATCACGCATTATTCTCATTCTAAAGCGTGGGCTTATGTGGAGAGTGGGTTTGTGAGTGGTTGGGTGAATGTGCTTGATGTTGGAATCTTGGATAATAGACAAATTAAGAACTTTAAAAATATAAAGGATTTTTTGGTTGTAAAGCAAGATTACACACCGCTTAAAAACACGCATAAGGAATTTTTGGAAAATGCAAGGATTGGAATGCTTTTGCCACTAGTTGGAAGCACAAAAACAGAGTATGAAACAGAAATTTATGTGCGTGATAAGCGCGGATATGCACACGCACAAAGAATCGCGCTAGAGCAAAAAAACTTTGCAAAGTTTCCTATGGAGTTTTCAAGCGCAAATGTTGCGACTTTAGCGCAAGGATTAATGGGTGAGAAATATGGTTGGGGCGGAATGTTTGGAAATAGAGATTGTTCAATGTTTTTGCGCGATGTGTTAGGAAATTTTGGGTTTTATTTGCTTAGAAACTCACAAGCGCAAATGCATCAAAACAGAGAACAAAAAAGTATTCTTTACAAGGATATTAGCAAACAAAATCCACAAGAAAAAAAGGATTCCATTAAAAAATACGGAATCCCATTTGCAACTTTGCTAGGAATGAAGGGGCATATTATGCTCTATTTGGGCGAAAAAAATGGGGAGATTTATGTTTTGCACGATATATGGGGATTAAGAACGCTACAAAATGAAACACAAGAAGGGAGAAAAGTTTTAGGAAAAATTGTAATAACTTCACTTGAAGTTGGTAAGGGCACAAAAGATATAAAGCAAGATGAACTCTTGCTTTATCGGCTTTATGGAATGCGGAATCTATTTTCAAAAGAGTTGCAAGAGAGCAAATAA
- a CDS encoding arsenate reductase family protein translates to MIKMYGIKNCGSVKKAMVFLESQGVEYEFIDFKKEFPSVEKIEHWLKFVPLNILCNSKGTTYKKLGLKEKNLDEKGIKRYLAEVPTLIKRPIIEYDDTKVIVGFDENLYKEIWGK, encoded by the coding sequence ATGATAAAAATGTATGGAATTAAAAATTGCGGAAGCGTGAAAAAAGCAATGGTATTTTTGGAATCTCAAGGGGTAGAGTATGAATTTATAGATTTTAAAAAAGAATTTCCAAGTGTTGAAAAAATAGAGCATTGGCTAAAATTTGTTCCCTTAAATATTTTGTGTAATTCTAAAGGCACAACCTATAAAAAACTAGGATTAAAAGAAAAAAATTTAGACGAAAAAGGAATCAAACGCTATTTGGCGGAAGTGCCAACGCTAATTAAACGCCCGATTATTGAATATGATGATACAAAGGTTATTGTGGGATTTGATGAAAATCTTTATAAAGAGATTTGGGGTAAATAA
- a CDS encoding branched-chain amino acid transporter permease, which translates to MELELSHWYIFGAILAAAVGTALTRFLPFFVLKNSTDAPLLRYLQLTMPLLIMALLVFFTLKDTEWSAHYGIYELGGIACVVVCFLWSKNVILSMFAGMIVYMVTINFF; encoded by the coding sequence ATGGAATTAGAATTAAGCCATTGGTATATTTTTGGTGCGATTTTAGCAGCAGCAGTTGGCACGGCTTTGACTAGATTTTTACCCTTTTTTGTGTTAAAAAACAGCACAGATGCTCCGCTTTTGCGTTATTTGCAACTTACAATGCCCTTGCTTATAATGGCGCTTTTAGTGTTTTTTACGCTAAAAGATACAGAGTGGAGTGCGCATTATGGAATCTATGAATTAGGTGGAATTGCTTGTGTGGTGGTATGTTTTTTGTGGAGTAAAAATGTGATTTTAAGTATGTTTGCAGGTATGATTGTTTATATGGTTACGATAAATTTTTTTTAA
- a CDS encoding AzlC family ABC transporter permease has product MFFRSFVQTLPVLMGYLPLGATFGILYANLHLPWYYGILSAIVIFAGAGQFLLVSLLAAHAGLFEIAIASFLLNIRHLFYALSITDEIKNFGLSKYYVLFGLTDETFALLKSNQASLNPKTMEKSYFYITLLDHFYWIIGCGLGIFLGGYFALNPKGIEFVLTALFSVLTLALIQNSKLKAPFYIACVLGVFGLIFFPKENFLPLSILCGIVILLVLRRWIRV; this is encoded by the coding sequence ATGTTTTTTAGAAGTTTTGTGCAGACTTTACCGGTATTAATGGGGTATTTGCCACTTGGGGCTACTTTTGGAATTTTGTATGCAAACTTGCATTTGCCTTGGTATTATGGGATTTTAAGTGCGATTGTGATTTTTGCAGGAGCTGGGCAGTTTTTGCTTGTTTCGCTTTTAGCGGCGCACGCTGGGCTTTTTGAGATAGCAATTGCTTCATTTTTGTTAAACATTAGGCATCTTTTTTATGCGCTCTCTATTACAGATGAAATTAAGAATTTTGGACTTAGCAAATACTATGTGTTGTTTGGGCTAACAGATGAAACTTTTGCGCTATTAAAGAGTAATCAAGCAAGTTTAAATCCTAAAACAATGGAGAAAAGCTATTTTTATATCACGCTTTTAGATCATTTTTATTGGATCATTGGCTGTGGGCTTGGAATCTTTTTAGGGGGATATTTTGCGTTAAATCCTAAGGGGATAGAGTTTGTACTGACGGCACTTTTTAGTGTGCTAACGCTTGCGTTGATACAAAATTCTAAATTAAAAGCCCCCTTTTATATTGCTTGTGTGCTTGGGGTTTTTGGTTTAATTTTCTTTCCAAAAGAGAACTTTTTGCCATTAAGTATTCTTTGTGGAATTGTGATTTTGCTTGTTTTAAGGCGCTGGATAAGGGTTTAG